The Gymnogyps californianus isolate 813 chromosome 3, ASM1813914v2, whole genome shotgun sequence genomic sequence TCACGGgtgcctctgctgctgttttctgaaccCTTTCCGTGGTTTTATCTTTGCAGGATCCGCCTCTGCTGTCAGAACGTAGccaagagcaaaataaaaatgaaaagcaaacatcCAAAGCTTCGCCGCTCAAAGGAAAGGGTATTTGAccctttgttttcaattttgagAGCGGTGTTTCTACCGGAAGACTCGGCCACTGCAATTAGCCCTCGGGATCCCCTGCGGAGAAGCAGATCCCTGTTTCCTTGCTTCACTCGTTGCAAGGAGGTTACTTGACTGAACTCTTAGGGTTTGTCTTGTCCTCTTCCAGCCCTGCGCGGTTCACGTAGCTCACGCGAGGCCGTGGGctgtggagaagaggaaaggtggGGAAAAGGGTAATAATAATCctttaataataacaacaaaaccaacaacagcaataataataataataaatatcaCCAAACAAGCTGTGCTGTTTGGTAGGTAGCCTGATGGAAACGGGAGCAGAGGCGCTCGTGCTCTTTATCAGACGCCTTTCCCCCTGCCTGTCTTTGGCCTCCGTCACACCTTCATCCACCGCCTCTCCGGAAGGGGAATAGCAAGGAAATGCCATTTTCCACTCAGACTGCAGGAGGAGCGATGGAGAGGTCAGAGCTTGGCCTGCGGAGCATTCAAATCTATCATTTCATCCCCTTGAAAATTCCAGCTCTACCACCTGCACGGGAAATAAATCTCAGTGGGTTTTAACTTCGTCAGCGGGGATGTACCCCAAGCAGAAAGGCAGGCTGGGGTACGGCGCGGGGCAGGTTTGTTTTCTCGGCTAATGAAGCCCAGGGTGAGGGCTGGGCTTAGGCCAGGGTTCCCTGATCTCAACCCAAAGCCGTCGTCTCCTCCTAGGTGACACATGTCCCGTAGGTCTGATCCGACGTTCCTCTGACCTCTGGAAAGGAAGGACAAATGAGTGTGTATATGGGCGAGCTTGCGATGGCCTGGCCAGTGCCCGTCACTGCCTGGGTGAAGTAACTCACCCAAGAAGAGTTCAGTTGCTCTTCATCGCCACAAAATGGGGAAATAGCATAATTCCCAGAAGTTTCCTGGAGAGCGTGGTAACCCCAACCTGTCTTTGCTTTAGTAAAACCTGTTGTTTCcccagttttcatttcatttttttcacttctggtggtcctctccttttccctctccttttccctctccttttccctctccttttccctctccttttccctctccttttccctctccttttccctctccttttccctctccttttccctctccttttccctctccttttccctctccttttccctctccttttccctctcctttttctgttttcagaagcaaaataacaaaataaggGGGAAAGGTCAGGGCAAAcaatggaagaagaagaagacgGAATGTAATgggtggaaaagaaaacaccaatagatttctgttctttttttcttttttttaaagtaaccacaaaaacagataaaaatttcctttccaaGGCTGCACGatgagaaacattttgcaaacttccaggaaaaaagataGTTCTCCCAAAACAATGATTTCTCAGATCGCCGCGCTGATGTCCTTGCCCCGCCGACAACAGTTTGCAGGGCTGATCTTGCCAGCAGAAGGGAAAGATAATCAGGGCAGGAGGAACGAGATTAATCATGTTTTAATAactcttttgggttttttttttccactccgATGATCTTTTCCCTCTGTTGCCTCAACGCATGACAGGCGTTGGCCGCTGTGGCCCTGACGGGCTGACTCACGGATACAGAAATGCCCTTCCTGCTGACATACTGCTTTTCCTTCATAAAAGTTGATTAATCATGCTCCTCCGCAATGCAAAGTTACTGCAAGGCATTACCGCCTGTCCGCTGCGATAACAGGAGGGAGACCTTTCGCTTTACTTGAGCCTGACTCATCTGCAATGTCCTTGTCACCCTTCGGCCAGGGGAATGCTGATAGCGGGGTATTTTGGATAGTTCTTCTGACCTGCGGTTATGGGGGTATGTGTCACGGATcttctttgcttgtttgttgGATTTTGGGGAATGATGTTCCTAATGTCAGAGTGCTGACAATTATACAAAATTCAATATAATGTAACATAATGTAatataatgtaatttaatataatgtaatgtaatttaatgtaatgtaatataatgtaatataatgtaatataataaatataaatataatataatacaatataaCAATATAATCTTAAATTGTTAtgtcaggattaaaaaaaaattaaaagcattaagTAGCATATATGTCTTTCCCATTCAGGCACGAGCCACGTGCGATCCCACTTGGGATCGTTAAAAACTGCACCGGGTCCCTTCTCCCTGATTTGGGCGATTTCCTGGGGGTTTCGTGGTGTTCCCGTGTTCCCGCAGGGCCGGGGCAGGAATCCCTTGCGGAAAAGGTGAATTTCCCTGCGGTGGATCAGACgcaaggagaaaaatatctccGGGCCAGGAAGCGCCAGACAAATAAATACATCCAAAAATAAGACTTAATGCCCGGCCAGGCACCCAGGCGAGGTAGGGACCTGCAAGGGGCCGTCGCTGCACGGCGGCCGCGCTGAGGATGCTTAATTGGCTGCGTATTAATTAAGAGTGCTACTCGGGGCGATTTTGCCTGGAGGGAGTTGTGTTTGCAATGGCTTTGGagaaggcagggctggggaggtcGCGCCAGGTGAGTGAGTGAGTCTTCTTTCTTGttaaaactgggaaaataagGTTTCTCCACGCCCTCGCATCTCCGTGGTCTGCTGGAGGCACAATTTTCAGTCCGGGTGCAGAAAACACAATTTGAGAGTAGTGGTAGGGCTGAGTGAGGTGCCGCCAGCATGCCCGGtactggttttttcctctggctCATAGTTTTATGTTAATTCTTGGACCACAACCAGGGAAAGCAGCTGGTGCTGTTTCCCACAGGGATTAAAGCCTCCCCGAGGCTGGGTGTTTGCGATACCTGGCACGGCAAGCGTGTGACTTGTCCTCACCTTCGCTTGGCGACCTGCCTTTACACCCTCTCCTACCCCTGTGCCCCTGCCCCAAGCCAGCGTAGCTGAATTAATCGGTATTTTCTGTAAGCGATGGCTCACGTGTAGCTCAATTCGCAGGGGACGGAGAGGCTAGACAAGCCTTGTCAGGAACCCCAGCAGGGAAAATATGGAAGCTTTGCTTATTTAGGGGCTTTAGACTCTTATCCTTCTCCACGAGCCTTGCAACATCTCCAAGACGTGCATTTGCCCGGCAGCTTGAGGCAGCCGAGGCTGGGTTTTCCCTTAGGAAAGCCGAAGGACCTTTCCTTTGCCACAGGCTGGCTCTTGCCCTCTGTCACGTCGTCACCGGCGCTGCTCGAATCTGCTCGGCGAGACGTGACTTCGCTTAGCAGCCCTGAAAGGGCTCGGGACAACCAAATgccaagaaatatttaaaagacaaaaataataaaaagaggaaatgagcAGACATTTAAAGCATTTGTTCTTGCAGTGGCTGACTCTTTGAGGGATTTGAAGGAAGGAGTGTGGTATTCTGTAGATTATGTTTTAACATTAGTCAGTACCTTTTCTCTCAATGCTTCTGGTGGAGGCCGTTTCCTTGCAGCACCTTTCCCAGACATGGGGAAAAATTATATCCCCGGGGCGGGGGTGGCTTGAATTACTGTGTTGCGCTCCTTCGCTTTGGTTTATCGGTTTAGCCGTCAGGCTCTTCCAGGGGGAACTCCATCCAACATGCCCCAACCTCAGCAGGGCAAAATAAAGAGGATTCGAGGGAACAGCAGGCTGGCGGTCTCTCGCCACGCTCCGGCTGGGAGCTAAATGTTCCTGCTAAGATATAACCATCGTCCCACCCTTGGCACCTCCTCGCTCCCTGCACGGACTCTGCCGGCAAATTTTGCGTGGCCGGTGCCTTATCCCCATGGGTGCTTCCCAGGGCGGGCAGAACAACTCTGGGAACGCTCTTTGGAGTTTGGTGGGTGGAGGCACCAAACACCCATCATGAGATGTAGTgtcctttgggttttttgtttttttttctttagggttttcttggttttaagCACTATTTAAGGCAAATGTCAATGCCTGATAAAACACCACATGAATGCCATTGCAGGCATGGGCGATATGAGTGGGGTTTTGTGTcgctgaggtttttttccccgcATCTTTGCGACCTTTTCCCTTTTAAGGATGGCCTTTCTTTGGTGGTGCATGTCGTGGAGGCAGCTCTGGCCACCGGCGATCCTGCAGTTTGAAGTCATCGAGTGACTTCAGTGCTCCGTTGCTGCCCGGGGCCAGAAAAGCAGATCTCTGCCCTCATACAGAGCTACGCTGAAATCAGAGGGATTGCTTGCGGGCTTAGGACCTTGCTTGCGGGCTGAGGACCTTGCCTGTGGGCTTAGGACCTTGCTCATGGGCTTTAGGATCCAACTGAGATCATCCCAGTGCCCCTACCCCATGGCCTTGGTAGACATGGAGTGAACGGCCCTCACAGCAGTGCCTGTGAAAGGCTGAGACCCCGCTGACTTCGCTACAGGCGGGATGAGCACTGATAGAGGATTCGTTAGCGCCATCCACTACCGTAGGAAATGCAAGGATTACGTGTGCCAAATCAACAGGTTTCGATATcgtatatatttattaaaaaccaCTGACGACACATTCTGCTTAGATTTTATTGGTGTTTCATCAGAAAAGCAACATACGGTGTTATTCAACGTGTGAGATAACCTTATTCTTTTAGTCGAAGGCGACTGCAAGGCTGTGGTGCTGTGCCGCTGCCGTGCGGACCACAAAGGAAAATTCAGTCCTGCCGTGCCGTTTCCACGAAAGGACGAGGCGCGTTTTAAGTCTGGACCGTAAAAATCCAACACTTTACTTCATTACAAACCAGTTGATACGTGCAAAGCATTTCAGACGTGTCGGCTAGCCCGTCCTGCCATGGTGACAGGAGGACAGTTATAGGTCTTGCTTATACTGGCACCTCATTTATACGGAAGGAACGGGGAGCAGAGGTAGCTGCCCCGGGCACTGCGGTAAAACCCCCTTGGGCCAGGATGAACATCCCGTCTCCTCTGACTGTAAGACGGAGTACCAAACGATCTGGTCCCGTTCCTATTTGCTTTAGCCCACGGGATTCACCGGGCCCTGGATAACTCCCTAACGAGGACACGGATCAAAACGTTCCTGCCGGGTTCGTggcaggaagaaagggagacaCGAGATCATCCAGGTGTAATTGCACCGGGATGAAGGATGCTACATCAGGAAATATTCCACCAGAGAGAACCCAAACTAAACCTAGGCACAGATGAGTGTCTTCCCTAGGCTGGACCCACTACCATACTCCATTGGTAATACCGTACACATACTGGAATACACAAAGGTTGTAACAGAGATCAGGATTATAGGTTTTACTGAGGAATTTCTGGAATAAATAACACCTCTCAGATTTGTACCAGCTCTGAGCCCACGCTTatgcttccttttccctttttcatagTGGAATCAGTGTTATATACAGCAATTAATTGATACCTTAAGtgaaaaataaggcagaaaCGCTCCTGAGACTGTTAACATCTGGAAAGTGCCTCAGCTTTCGACAGAGCAAACCAAGTAGTCCCCGCAGTGCGAGGTGCGTGGCTGGGACTGCCTTTTCCCCATACAGACCCTGAGGCGGCATAGCCCGACAGCGCAGGCGTAATTTTATGTATGTACGTTGTCCCACTGATTTCGGTAGGATTATTCGTTGGCTTAATTTATTCACGTATTCCAAATGCTTTGCTGGCTTGTCATAACACAGACAGGGTATGAATTTTCTGCGGGACTTCCGAGAATGCCGCCGCTGCATTCACTGCTTCTCCCAGCCACTGTGCGGAGAAAAGGAAGCATGGAgagaacattaaaaacatttctatcaGCTACATTTTCCTGTGTTGTTTTGggttgtgggttggtttttttttttttcattttacaatgGAGAAATGAAGAccaaaaaaagagcaggaaagggTTTTTCCTCCACACATGGAAGAACAGGATGCAGGTCGCTGCCTACAGCAAACTCCTTTGTGTTCAGTTCCCATTTCTGTAGCAATTAAACCTCAAGTATAcaataaaaccagcagaaactTCAGGAAACTTATGTACCCTTCAAATCACATGCCTGTTGTCTTCTAGCACCTTTTTTGCCTTGTAAAGCATGGGTAAATAATGAAGCTAGCACTGCTTGACGGGAAGCAGGAGCGGCCCCTGCGCCCCTCAGTTTTTTGGGGAGGATCCACGCTGAAACAGCTCGAAGAGGCTTCATCGTCAGCAGCGGCCGAGTACAAACAGCTCTCTGAAGTTAGGTACCTGGGGAAGACTGGGGAACAACTTGGCCctgagaaagcatttgctttgaaGCGGGGTTAAAAGTTTTAGCTATAATAATTAGGAAACATACAACATCCAGTGTATTCTTTACCAGGGGAGGTCAGCCTGGACCCCGGTCAGGAAGGGGTCCTACCCAAAAAGTATGATCCAACAGGAAAAGTCCGGCCTCTCATCCGGCTGCATTTGAAGGAAAGCATTGTCTTCTGTATTTTGCAAGCGGCTTTAAACTGAATACACTGGCAACGGCAGGTGGTTCTTCTAAACATagtttttcatacttttttacCATTTATTCTCTGCCTTGGCCCCTCGTCTACAAGGCCGAGTTGAAGAGCTTCCCCCGTGCTGTGCACCTCCTGCGCTCAGGGGGTGGTGGATCAAGGTCTGGCCCTTACGGGGCTCCAGGCTTTGGGGGAAGCATCGCTCTGCCTCCCCGCTCCAAACCCAGTGCAATGGCACAGGCTCCCGCACTGGGTCCGGGGAGCCGCAGGGATGCCAGCCCCACTAACCTTACGGCGTCTGCTCCCCCGGAgaagctctctgctgctgcagttttaaaaagtttattcGGTGACCTCTGATGTGAcggctttttaaaaaaaaacacaacaaaaccaaccaaaccactaaaaaaacccaaccccctaaaaaaaccctgcttgtGGCTGCAGAGACCAGTTCTTGCCCTGGTGAAAGACGTAAGAATGTCAAACCCATTTCAATGAGAACAAGGCAAAACCAAGGGTTGAatgcaggctggctgctgccaggcagTCGAGGGGGGGGACGAGCATTGCTTTCGGGATGGCAAAGGATTGGGCGGGCTGCAGGGACGGGGCAGGGAAGGTGCTGCTTTTGCACGTCGGCATTTCAAATGCAGGTAGGGGAGACCGAATGAGAAACGGaattaattgttttccttcaggaagACAAATCAATACGtataatttgctatttttaagcACGGTGAggttctgcagagctggggagcagcccccgGGGAAGGCGACTTCAACCCCATCCCGTCCCAGCCTTGCAGCACTGTCCCTGTTAACCCTTCCCTCCGAGGAGCGGCGAGCTGGCTTATAAACCGCAGGACTGATTTGGGCTGCCTTCCCACCCAGCGCCGAGACCTGCCTTCGGGGCGAGATCAGCTCCCGCTTTGCAAGGAACCCCAGGACAGGCTCTCGGACGTGCAAAACCGTGTTGAACAGCCAGCACCACCgccaccccccccaccccccccccaccccccctttttatttctcttttcaatcCACAAAAAGCTCTCTCCGCCGCTCGAggctctgcctccctcctcgCTGCCCCGGGGGGGCCGTTACCTGCgctcgccgcccgccccgcggctCTCCGGCTGCTCGGGCACCCAACAGTAGTTGTCCGCCGCGCTTTTGGCCGGCCGCTTCTCCCGCTTGGCCGCCCTCCTCTTGCaggccagcaggaccagggcgaaggccagcagcagcaggatggctACCAGGCTGCCCAGGATGTAGTAGAGGAGCAGCCTGGGGCCGTCGGCGCTGTGCTCGGGGCCGGGCGCCAACCCTACTGCCGTGGGGACCGCCGATGTCGCCCCGACGGGGATGCCCAAGGTCTGGGGGATGCCCGTGGTCCATGGGGCACCCGTGGTCTGGAGGATGCCCGTGGTCCGCACGGCATCCGTGGTCCGTGGGATGCCCGTGGTCCGCGGGGTGCTGTTGGGGGCCGCCGTGGGCTCCTCTCTAGCGGTGGGTGTGGTGCGGCAGCCATGTCCATCCTCCTCCGGGAGGAAGCCGGGCGGGCAGAGGCACTCGAAGCCACCGGGCAGGTTGCGGCAGGGCCCGGGGCAGGGGTCCCGCAGGCACTCGTCCACGTCCAGGCAGGCATCGCCACTGCCGGGCTGGCGCTGGTAGCCGGGCCGGCAGGCGCAGTGGAAAGAGCCGGGGACGttgaggcagagctgggggcagACACCGGGCTGGGCGCACTCGTCCTCGTCGCGGCAGTggcggccgcccggccccgtCGGCCGGTAGCCGGGCCGGCAGAGGCAGACGAAGCTGCCGGCCGTGTTGCGGCACTCGTGCTGGCAGGGCCCGCTCAGGCACTCGTCCACGTCCAGGCAATGGCGGCCGTCAAGCGCCAGGGCGTAGCCGGCCTCGCAGCCGCACTCGTAGCCGCCGGGCCGGGTCCGGCAGGTCCCCTGGCAAGGGTTGGGGTGGCAGGCGTCCTCGGGCAGGCAGGACGCCATGTCAGGGGCCAGGGCGTAGCCGGGATGGCAGGCGCAGCGCGGGGGCTCCCCCGGCGCCTCCAGGCAGCGATGCTGGCAGCCCCCGTTGCGGTGGGCGCAGGCGATGGGGCAGAGGGGTCCGGGGGGGTGCCAGGAGAAGCCTCCCCCCTCCAGCGGCCCCTTGCAGAGGGCGAAGGCCGGGCCCTCGCCACCCTCGCAGTCGGCCTCCGCCAGCGTGCCGAAGGGGGCCGCCGCCAGCCGGGGGCTGCGTACCCCGAAGGGGGTGGCGTAGCTGACCCGGCCGGGTCCGGCCAGCGGCAGGGGCCCGCACATCCCCCGGAAGCTGAACTTGCAGAGGAAAGCGGGCAGCAGGGCTCGGCAGGGACGGTCGGCCCAGCCGACGGTGCCGGAGGGCCCGGCCGGCCGGAGGCTGACGCAGCGGGAGCTGAGGCAGGTGATGGCGGGCTCGGATAGCCAAGCCGAGTAGTTACCGGgctccccgccggccgcccAGGCGAAGCCCCGCAAGGGCTCCTGCGGCTGGACGCACTGGCCCCGCGACAGCGACAGCCCGATCCAGGCCGGGCCCGGCCAGCCGGCCGCCGCCAGCAGCTCCCGCAGCCGCTCGGCCTCGGCGGGGCTGCGTACCGGAGCCAGGTTGCCGCCGTTGTGCCGGCAGCGTTCCTGGGCGCCGCTCCAGCCCAGTTCAGCCTGGTGTAGGGTGTAGCAGGCGGTGCCGGCGCACACCACCTCGGCGTCCTCCCCGCCAGACCCCCgcaccagcacagcagcagcagcagcggcagcagcggcagcagtAGCAGCCGCCGGGCGATGGCCATCCCGCCGGCTGGATGGACGGAGGGACCGGACGGACGGAGGGACTCGTCAGCCGCCGGCTCACATCCCCTCTCGTCCCGCCGAGCTCGCCCTACGCGCATCCTGTGCTCCCGGGTCTCCTATTTATCACCGGAGGCTACGGCTTCCTGTAGCGTGGTCTGGCTCGCCGCTTGTTGGTGGCGGCCCCGGCGGTCGCCTCGCTGTCTTCCCCTTCCCCGCCCCGGCGCAGCGGGCCCCTCGCTCCCATCCTAAAGCTTTGGCTGCGAAGGGGCTCGCTGTGCTTTGGGCTGGCGATGCTTTTCTGCGGGAGGAACTAGCCAGgtccctgccttttttttttaatcggttttttttttttttggttttcgAGGGCTTGATCTACTCACTCACCCAGCAGATGATTTTTCTAATCCCTAATAGGGCCTGATAGTTTTCAAGCATGTATTGCtaaaaggggcggggggggacgacaaaaaaaaaacaaaataaaaagccgTGGGATCCCTTGCTATCAGCCTctaaaagaaactgaatattTGGCGCGGCGTCTCATGTGCACGCTGCATTTCCAgtgcatttttccccttcttcgTGCGCTTTAAATAGACGGACAAGCCCTGAAATAGGAGCTAGGTCGTGGGAAGGTCCAGGCTGCC encodes the following:
- the CD93 gene encoding LOW QUALITY PROTEIN: complement component C1q receptor (The sequence of the model RefSeq protein was modified relative to this genomic sequence to represent the inferred CDS: deleted 2 bases in 1 codon); this translates as MAIARRLLLLPLLPLLLLVLVRGSGGEDAEVVCAGTACYTLHQAELGWSGAQERCRHNGGNLAPVRSPAEAERLRELLAAAGWPGPAWIGLSLSRGQCVQPQEPLRGFAWAAGGEPGNYSAWLSEPAITCLSSRCVSLRPAGPSGTVGWADRPCRALLPAFLCKFSFRGMCGPLPLAGPGRVSYATPFGVRSPRLAAAPFGTLAEADCEGGEGPAFALCKGPLEGGGFSWHPPGPLCPIACAHRNGGCQHRCLEAPGEPPRCACHPGYALAPDMASCLPEDACHPNPCQGTCRTRPGGYECGCEAGYALALDGRHCLDVDECLSGPCQHECRNTAGSFVCLCRPGYRPTGPGGRHCRDEDECAQPGVCPQLCLNVPGSFHCACRPGYQRQPGSGDACLDVDECLRDPCPGPCRNLPGGFECLCPPGFLPEEDGHGCRTTPTAREEPTAAPNSTPRTTGIPRTTDAVRTTGILQTTGAPWTTGIPQTLGIPVGATSAVPTAVGLAPGPEHSADGPRLLLYYILGSLVAILLLLAFALVLLACKRRAAKREKRPAKSAADNYCWVPEQPESRGAGGERR